AGCATTTTCGCTATAACTGTCAGAACTTGAGAGAAATTTTTCCCACTTTGAGGGTTTGGTACAAGCAGTTGGGGTTTGTGTATTCTCCTCAGGCACAACACACTCACTGACAGCCGGAACCATGCTGTCTCCAGGAACAGTATCTCCATCATCTCGATCAGGCACTAAACATTTCTTGTGCTGTAAGAAGAAAAGTAGCTTGGTTATAAATCCAGCACACACAGCCAAGCTGCACAGGCAAAGAAAGAGCACTCAGGTCTTTCAGATGCACCCAAATTCTCACCAGCCCTCTGAGGCAGAGCTGAGGCTGATGTGCTGGGTGGGCCAACTTCACTGGCACTGCAGGTAATCAATCACAGTAGCTTTAATAACTGCATACAAAACAGGTGCTACTGCTCACTAAGGCAAAGCAAGTTGCAAACTGTGCTGATAGAGGAATCCGGCTCAACCGCCCCAGCTTACACAAGCTGCCATTGTTTTTGCCTGACTAAAATCTTTCAGAGAAGACTCCCGacacaattttcttcttctcctccccagTCATGCAAACATTAGAACAGAGGAAGACTcaaaaaacttcaaaattatAATGACACAAAAGACGTCAGGAgaacactgttttgttttacaggtaGGAAGCATCTTCTACAACTAAAATACCTCAGAGGTTTTAACCTTTTTGGCTTGGTAGGCAAGCTGGAAAACTCCGTTTTCTTCTGCATACTCCTGAACATCACTAGAGAGGAAGCTCTTCTGCTGTTTCCTGGCCAAGAACACCATTCACAAAGAGGACAGATTAGCTCCActgtgattttttcttttttccacaaatTGCCAGAAATGTTCATAAAATGCAGGACTCTAGCACTAAGAGAAGTTTTACCCCCCAAATACCAAATCCCTGCTCAGCTCAGGTCGTACATTGCAACCTGTACTTTGTCCAGCTATCAGAGATGAGCTACCTCCCACACCTCCAAATCAAATGTCACCACTTGGGGgcagaaattacaaaaaaaaaaaaaagttctttctgtACCTTTGTTCTTCCACAGTATTCTTCCTCCAGGAACAGAACTGTTGCCTTTCTGTaactgcctcctcctccccatcttcCTGATCTTCACTGTCCTCATCCAGATATTTACTCCAGCGACTGATTTTTGCCCTTCCCTCCTACAACATTGGAGAATTACTGAAAACGGCAAAATACAGGGTTCTCATTTCTGGCATTTGTTATGTATGTGCTGAATGCCTCAAATCACAAGTCAGTTTAGGACATGTTCCTGTATGGTGTTCCCAAGTTCAGTAGCCCAGTGGAGCAGAGAGTTTCTGTGGACGTCTCActctctttgctggagcctCTCTGATTATATACAATATTTCAGCTGTCTCAACCTATATCAAGGGATCACTGACTTCACTTTGATTCACCTAGGTTAGTATGGGTCAGTACTTACTTCGGCTTTGTAGGTAGGTATCTTACCTGCTGGACTGAACTGTCTTCACGTTGGGCCGCTGTATTTTTGCTGTCAGTTACAGATTCTTCTACGCACCTAAAACAGATGTTTAAGCTAGAGTTTCTAGAACATACTTCTGCCTGTTGATTTATAATATTCAAATCACCTAGTCATAGCACAAGGGATTGGATAGAAAGCATGGACAGGAACACCGGATAGGCagcatgtcagaaaaaaaaaaagatctataGAAAAGCAGATGTCAAATGAAGGATTTGCAAGATATATTGCCCAAATACTTGAAAAAATCTAGAAAGTAACCCTTGTTCTTTCTATACAAAGAGTAGCAAGTTTGATCTAAAGCTGCTAATCATGAAACAATAAATTCTAACTGATCATAATTAGGGGTATAGCAGTGTGTCTTTTGGGACAACGGCttaaattacagaatcacagaatggtttggcttggaagggaccttaaagcccatctagttccaaccccctgccatgggcagggacaccctccaccagacgaggttgcccaaagccccatcccacctggccttgaacactgccagggagccaggggcatccacagcttctctgggcaacctgttccagtgcctcaccaccctcatagggaagaattttttccttatatctaatctaaatctactctcttttagtttaaggCCATTATATCCCAAGCAACCAAGGAAAAAGGGAAGTTATTTCACAATATTTTGAATTTCACAATGTTTTGAGAACAGAAATAGCAACCCTTTTTGATAAAGTCAACAATGAGTTTTCTTCCCAAACCTTAACCCTGAACCACTGCATATACACAACTAAGTTATCTAACTAGTTTTGactgatttctgaaaataaccTTGACTAAAAAGGAAGCTGGACCAGTTCAAGACCAGTTCAAGATTAGGCAATTTGtaaacaaattcagaaatgaaataaacaggaaagtGCTACTCAGATTTTCCAGCCCAGCAGGAATTACACCCTAATGTTTGCACTAAACAAGTCTTTTTATCAATAGCAGCAGCAATTACTCAACAGATTCACAGTGTGAAACCTCTGAATGCGAACAGTTAGGTAGCAGCAGCTTAGAGTGGAGGCTATTTTCTGTCTGAGGATGCAGCTCTGCACTGTTTGTCAGTCTGTAAGGTGGACACCTCCACAGTCAGCTCATCAGTTAATAAGAAAGACcaattacaaaaccaaacacaaaccctattgcatatattttaaaggGTAAAAGCCTGACCAACCCACACTATCAATCAAGTAAACTTACCTGAAAAAATTCCCTGTCAAAAGACACATGCCAGGACACTAAACCAAATAAACAGCTTGTTCCTATGAGGTGATGACAAAACTAGCTTTACAACAGGACAGAAAACCCTCCTGGGAGCTCAAATTAGGTAAGAGGCACCCAGTGCGTGAAGACGTGCATCAACTGTAGCAcatcaaaagaaacaagcagaTAAAGATTAAACACTCTACCAAGGTGTCCGCCCAATTGCTTCCTCTGCCTCACCCTGCAGCAAGTTTAATTTCTGGACATGGTGCCTACAGTCCAGGCCAGACCCTTGGCCGTAAacctacaaaaaaaagaagtaataaaaaCAAGGCTTAAGGAGCAGCCAGAAGGAAACAGCACAAAGTGAGGCTCCACCCCAGGTAATACTGAAGTGCTAACTAAAGTTAGCACATACGGCTGAGTGCGTGATGTCCTGTGTAGGGGTAACTGCCACGCTGGGCTCCCCACGGCGCAGGGCTCCCCACCACCACGCACAGGActccccccggcccggcccggcccagcagCGTGTCCGAGGCACCGCGGCTCGCCCCGGCCCCTCACCTTCTGCACGGCCTGCCGCTGGCCGCACACGCTGCAGCTCCACTTCCCGCTCCGCTTGGCCTAGGAGGTCGCAGAGGGGGTCAGTCACGGCCCACGGCCCGCAGCCCgctccccggcccggcccgcaccCACCTGCTGCACCTGGAAGAGGCGGCAGGAGCAGCACCGCAGCACCCAGAACCGCGGCGCCATCCCACCGCCCGCCCTCGCCATGGCAACGCGCGCCTTCCGGCCACGTGACTCCCCCGCTACCAGCGAGTCTCCCGCTCTGCCCCCCGAGTCCgccgccccggctccccccgTTCCGGGACACGTCGCTCCAGCGGGTCTACAAGCAGCCTCTTATCCTCTCTTAAAAGAAACAACCAACCAATTAACTGGCCTGAGCTGTCTTCAAAGGGGAAGGCTTAATGCAGCGCCGGGCAGTGACAGGACGAGCTTGCGAAGGCAGCTGGGATGTGTCGGACAGAAGTGACCTTCTTCCAGGAGGAAAAGCGTTTTGTCGTCAACAAGCGTGCTTGCACCTACCTGAAGCTGCGGAACTCTGTGTTACATAGGAAGTAAAGGTACagagtaataataaaaaaaaaaaagggaaaagaaaataaaagagaacaaaaagacccccccaaccaacaaaaaccctaaaaaaggcaaaaagctccgaaaaaaaaaaaagcaaaaaaccccctcaaaaagATAGAAAACCggaaaaaatccccccaaaacaacaaaaaaccccaacaggcAAAACcgaaaaaagcaaaaaaccgAAAAAGtcctaaaagcaaaaaaacccaccaatgacaacaagcaaaaaaaaaaaaaaagcaaccgccccccccaaaaccccaaaaagcaaaaaaaaaaaaaaaccccaaaaagcgCAAAGAaaaccctgaagaaaaaaaggaaaatctggaaaaactcccagagaaacagaaaaaaaaccagaacagcaaaaaagacacccctccccccccaaaaggacaaaaaaaacagagacaaaaaaaaaagacaaaaatgggaCTAAAAACCAAAGTCAGACTCCAGCCACACCAAGCCTGCCCTTTCAGATAACTGCCACGTACAAAGAACAAGCAATATTCCATGAcctcagagaaataaaaggcCGTCAAGGTAGCCTGTAGGATTCTGGTTCATTTATTGAGTACATGACAGATAAGACAGACAGTGTAAAATCACATGTAttatttgtacttttaaaaaattacaataaattaCTGAATAATTAGTAAAAGCAGTTTTACTAATGGCTGCTCTCCAGTGATACAGgacagaggaggcagagaaataagaaatatgTACCAGCTGTGAATACATACAGAGAATGTCACACAGAGGAATTAACACTGAGTAGCACACCAAGTAGTGTTACATGGGAACATCCAGCCGTTTGTGTCCTTCCCGTCCTTTACATCCGAACGCCAGCCAAAAGCTGCAGCAAACCTTGCCTTCAGTGCAGGGTCTGCTCTCGCcgagcagcagcatctctcgCTCTGGCCCTGCAAGGCAGATGCCTGCGTACTGAGATGAATTTATCTGTAGGAACAGCATTAATTCTCCTTCCTTGGAGCACACGCCCTACGACCAGAAGGCTAactctttgtttcttctggttttaattgaTTTAAAAGAGCAGTCACTTAGTCTCCCAGTTATTTTGTCTCTAACTGGAAAGAGATCTAGTCTATTGAGGTTTCCCATAATGTGCTGATGGCAGAGGGCCACACTGCTTTGAATTCGTCCTCTTTAGGTATAAGTGCCCTTTGATGTGTAGTAGTTTCTAAGAGCATGTCCATTGCTAGACTTTTTGTAGAAGAGATGTTCGGAAAGGACACACTGAGCAGCTTGCAGGTGGCACAACACTGCTGCACATCTTCCTGCCCCAACATTTGTGAGGGCTGACTGATCAAAGTATTCTTAGGGGGGTCCTAAAATTGGACCCATCACTAGCTAGTGAAAACGGAGAATCAGCAAGAAACAACGAATGTTTTCTATACCAACAGGGAAAGTCCAGCAGACCAGcatgctgctgctctgtaaCACTACGGCTGATTCACCAATTTATAATTTAGGAACATATTCCCTCATCATTACCACCATGAGGCCGTTGATTGACTTGATGTTACTTCTGCACTGAAGTCAAGGAGCTTGTGGCTTTCCAGACAAACTAAAACCAATGGCTTTCAAAgaattagaaaagcaaatgctaGAAAACTGGGTTTGTCTGAAAACTCCTAAATGCTGAAGGAGAAAGTGATCATACACTATGAAAATGCCAAATCACATCTGAAAGAAACCTACATATCTGCGAAATGTCTGTGTTTAGaccttggggtgctgggagcagtgggGCGCATTTGCATTATAGCTGCTGAGTCACAGAACAGCACTGAAGAACTTACAAGACTATTTATAGGTCAGGGTCCTATAGCACTGGACTACACTGCGTTAGCTCTCAGAGTGGCAGCCAGAGGTGAACACAGTTTCAAGCCAGGCTGCATCTGCTGTACGAGTTACCCAGGAACCTACAGCAAACAAGGGCAGGCAAGGAGCAGTTACtgtctgaaataaaacttcattaaaGTAAAAGATAGCAAAAGGCAGACATGCATAATTTATGGTGGTAATTCTGTATGTCAGGGGCTATTAGGTTCTAATGGCTCTTGAAAATGTAAATCTAATTCTGTCAGCCAGAGTAGCCAAAGAAGCACCTACACAAAACAGTCACTGTCGGAAGTCCCTTATCGATTGGAATCTATTGTAATTGTGTAGTTACTGGTCTCtgattaaacaaaacaaaacaaccccaaacataAAATACCAAACCATCCTGCCATCTGCCACATTATCTCCCTGTTTCATCTCCCAAAGACAATTCCTGCTTTCTGGAGTTCACCCTGACACAGAGGAAAGTTCATAGTCGCTGGATGAACTGAACTGCCTCTCTACCTTCTTCTGATCTTTGATCTTTTGCAGAATGTTGACCTTTTTTTCAAAGTAGTTTACAAGGGCTGTCTCCGTCAGCATGGAAGCCAAGATCTGCTCAAAGGAGATAGACCAGTCCGTATCGATGGTACTACCATACCTGGCAGCTGAACTACTGCCTTCACAACCAACCAGGACTGTGTCATCTGCAATGTCTTCACACTGCAGGGAGCCTGTGCTGACCATGGAGTAGGAAGACATGGACATATCATCTTTGGTTTCATCATCTGATAGCAGCTGTAAAGGAGAGCCTTGTCCTTCCCCTGACCCGTCTCCTAGAGTTTGGTTCTcctgctgtgttttttcaggCTGAGCATCTCCGCAGGTTTTGTCCTCATGGTCAGTTTGGGGTTGCTGCTCCACTGCTGAATTCTGACTGTGTTCAGATGTTGGTGACTCCTCTTCACTCACGGGATCTTGAGTATTGTTTGCTTTGCAGTCCTCAGACTTCCTCATGGGCCGAgtggagaatttttttccaacctCT
This DNA window, taken from Grus americana isolate bGruAme1 chromosome 14, bGruAme1.mat, whole genome shotgun sequence, encodes the following:
- the MRNIP gene encoding MRN complex-interacting protein isoform X2, translated to MARAGGGMAPRFWVLRCCSCRLFQVQQAKRSGKWSCSVCGQRQAVQKVYGQGSGLDCRHHVQKLNLLQGEAEEAIGRTPWCVEESVTDSKNTAAQREDSSVQQEGRAKISRWSKYLDEDSEDQEDGEEEAVTERQQFCSWRKNTVEEQRKQQKSFLSSDVQEYAEENGVFQLAYQAKKHKKCLVPDRDDGDTVPGDSMVPAVSECVVPEENTQTPTACTKPSKWEKFLSSSDSYSENAARVTLSPQEGSGRLGLHSTTAADAGTVRTPLPQGTGFELKNRVASTEQLAWKLPSTSCSMEDVLFKEPQNQLMRAGCGVSETSARRCSLDSMRRPNALVNCNTGPKPSSVSCEHLFCTDEEFDDDL
- the MRNIP gene encoding MRN complex-interacting protein isoform X1; its protein translation is MARAGGGMAPRFWVLRCCSCRLFQVQQAKRSGKWSCSVCGQRQAVQKVYGQGSGLDCRHHVQKLNLLQGEAEEAIGRTPWCVEESVTDSKNTAAQREDSSVQQEGRAKISRWSKYLDEDSEDQEDGEEEAVTERQQFCSWRKNTVEEQRKQQKSFLSSDVQEYAEENGVFQLAYQAKKVKTSEHKKCLVPDRDDGDTVPGDSMVPAVSECVVPEENTQTPTACTKPSKWEKFLSSSDSYSENAARVTLSPQEGSGRLGLHSTTAADAGTVRTPLPQGTGFELKNRVASTEQLAWKLPSTSCSMEDVLFKEPQNQLMRAGCGVSETSARRCSLDSMRRPNALVNCNTGPKPSSVSCEHLFCTDEEFDDDL
- the MRNIP gene encoding MRN complex-interacting protein isoform X3 yields the protein MAPRFWVLRCCSCRLFQAKRSGKWSCSVCGQRQAVQKVYGQGSGLDCRHHVQKLNLLQGEAEEAIGRTPWCVEESVTDSKNTAAQREDSSVQQEGRAKISRWSKYLDEDSEDQEDGEEEAVTERQQFCSWRKNTVEEQRKQQKSFLSSDVQEYAEENGVFQLAYQAKKVKTSEHKKCLVPDRDDGDTVPGDSMVPAVSECVVPEENTQTPTACTKPSKWEKFLSSSDSYSENAARVTLSPQEGSGRLGLHSTTAADAGTVRTPLPQGTGFELKNRVASTEQLAWKLPSTSCSMEDVLFKEPQNQLMRAGCGVSETSARRCSLDSMRRPNALVNCNTGPKPSSVSCEHLFCTDEEFDDDL